GAATTCAAAGCGAAAGTCGTCAAGGAGCTGCTCAAAGAGGAAAAGACAGTCGGGCAATTGGCGGCAGAATATGGAGTCCATACCAATATGCTCTATCGCTGGCGAGACCAAGTGTTAGCTGGCTTGCCAAGCTTGTTTAGCGAACAAGCAGCTCAGGAGCTCGCTGAGAAAGAAGCCCACTGGCAGCAAGAGCGCGAAGGCTTATATGCCGAGATTGGACGCTTAACCACGCAGTTGACGTGGTTGGAAAAAAAATCTCGCCAAGTGCGTCAGTAGAGAAGATCGGCGCGC
The sequence above is a segment of the Ktedonobacteraceae bacterium genome. Coding sequences within it:
- a CDS encoding transposase, encoding MQKKKRTHYTGEFKAKVVKELLKEEKTVGQLAAEYGVHTNMLYRWRDQVLAGLPSLFSEQAAQELAEKEAHWQQEREGLYAEIGRLTTQLTWLEKKSRQVRQ